A single window of Sulfurihydrogenibium subterraneum DSM 15120 DNA harbors:
- a CDS encoding c-type cytochrome, translated as MKVFKVFSISALIFSTFLVGSSKAQDNEVYSINLPYYDWKMKEGKYKLVFEQNCLMCHSPGYVFGQSKGKTGKDMWRTVVYQMINEFKAPISKDDAEKIIQYLNENYSN; from the coding sequence ATGAAAGTTTTTAAAGTTTTTTCAATATCTGCTTTAATCTTTAGTACTTTTTTAGTTGGTAGCTCAAAAGCACAAGATAACGAAGTTTATTCTATCAATCTTCCATACTATGATTGGAAAATGAAAGAAGGCAAGTATAAACTTGTATTTGAACAAAATTGTTTAATGTGTCATTCTCCTGGTTATGTATTTGGTCAATCCAAAGGTAAAACAGGAAAAGATATGTGGAGAACTGTTGTCTATCAAATGATAAATGAGTTTAAAGCTCCTATATCAAAAGATGATGCAGAGAAGATTATCCAATATTTAAACGAGAATTATTCAAATTAA
- a CDS encoding molybdopterin-dependent oxidoreductase, with protein sequence MSSRRDFLKSSLLLAVAGLTMKKSFADEIPSIDLQNYPKIVKYPGKADLIMYSDRPPLLETPRSYFSKAITPNEAFFVRWHLSDIPTEVDLKKWRLTITGNVNKTVSLTLDELKSLFEPVSYYAVLQCSGNGRSFFEKQQTALGIQWKHGAMGNALWTGVRLSDVLNYAGVKWDSVEVAFKGLDKAPYPQTPDVERSLPIDKCLYEDLILAYEMNGEPLHILNGFPLRLIVPGWYATHWIKSVTTITVLNQELKNFWMEEAYHISDNACHCVPVGQKPTKLRMITQMNVKSVIGTPEDNTVVKLGQTVKIAGVAFDQGYGIQDVLISFDGGKRWKPTGLGPDLGRYSFREWYYYFKPTTKGEVKVMVRAINKNGETQPFEAGWNPGGYMWNAVDSIKIKVV encoded by the coding sequence ATGAGCTCAAGAAGAGATTTTTTAAAAAGCTCTTTATTGTTGGCTGTAGCTGGTTTAACGATGAAGAAATCTTTTGCAGATGAGATACCCTCAATAGACCTACAAAATTATCCCAAAATTGTAAAGTATCCTGGCAAAGCCGATTTGATAATGTACTCAGACAGACCACCATTGCTTGAAACACCAAGAAGCTATTTTTCAAAAGCCATAACTCCTAACGAAGCATTCTTTGTTAGATGGCACTTGTCAGACATACCTACAGAAGTTGATTTAAAAAAATGGAGATTAACAATAACGGGAAACGTAAACAAAACTGTAAGTTTAACTTTAGACGAGCTAAAGTCTTTATTTGAACCCGTCTCTTACTATGCTGTTTTACAATGTTCTGGAAATGGAAGGTCTTTCTTTGAAAAACAACAAACAGCCCTTGGAATACAGTGGAAACACGGAGCGATGGGAAATGCTTTATGGACTGGCGTAAGACTATCTGATGTTTTAAATTATGCAGGAGTGAAATGGGACAGTGTAGAAGTTGCGTTTAAAGGGCTTGACAAAGCACCTTATCCACAAACTCCAGACGTTGAAAGGTCTTTACCTATAGATAAATGTCTCTATGAAGACTTAATCCTTGCATACGAGATGAATGGGGAACCTTTACACATTCTAAATGGATTTCCACTTAGACTTATAGTCCCAGGATGGTATGCTACCCACTGGATAAAATCTGTTACAACAATAACAGTCTTAAATCAAGAGTTGAAAAATTTCTGGATGGAAGAAGCTTACCATATTTCAGATAATGCTTGCCACTGTGTACCTGTAGGTCAAAAGCCAACAAAATTAAGGATGATTACTCAGATGAACGTTAAATCTGTTATAGGAACGCCTGAAGATAATACAGTAGTAAAGTTAGGACAGACTGTTAAAATTGCTGGTGTAGCATTTGACCAAGGTTATGGTATTCAAGATGTTTTAATATCTTTTGATGGTGGTAAAAGGTGGAAACCTACAGGTCTTGGACCAGACTTAGGAAGATACTCTTTTAGGGAGTGGTATTACTACTTTAAACCTACAACAAAAGGTGAAGTAAAGGTAATGGTTAGAGCAATCAATAAAAATGGAGAAACTCAACCTTTTGAAGCAGGATGGAACCCTGGTGGCTATATGTGGAACGCAGTTGACAGTATAAAGATAAAAGTTGTTTAA
- the speD gene encoding adenosylmethionine decarboxylase — protein MEKTLGLHIIADLYGVDFDKLDHVEDIKALLEGAVKYANLSKLSSHFHQFNPHGATGVILLEESHISIHTWPEHGYAAIDVYTCGGKEKTFKAMEYIIKMLKPKRVDEKIAERGVVPVNPEGVNIEKWQLTATA, from the coding sequence ATGGAAAAAACCCTCGGACTGCATATCATAGCTGACCTTTACGGAGTAGATTTTGACAAATTAGACCATGTTGAAGACATTAAGGCACTTCTTGAAGGAGCTGTTAAATACGCAAACCTAAGTAAGTTATCTTCTCACTTTCATCAATTTAATCCTCACGGAGCAACAGGAGTAATCCTATTAGAAGAATCTCACATATCAATTCATACTTGGCCTGAACACGGTTATGCTGCTATAGATGTTTACACCTGCGGTGGTAAAGAGAAAACATTTAAGGCTATGGAATACATAATTAAGATGTTAAAGCCAAAAAGAGTTGATGAAAAGATAGCAGAAAGAGGCGTTGTACCGGTTAATCCGGAAGGTGTAAACATAGAAAAGTGGCAACTGACTGCAACGGCTTAA
- a CDS encoding zinc ribbon domain-containing protein produces the protein MDNLTLSYSLTLPQSIYPHLDYLMSINKRQIKNYLKDLWNNETLSKLTEKAKALAVLKKDTKRTDKWIPSRVYRNSLELTGQILRSQIERKQIYEFIANHPCTIVYNENYLAKYLEKSPLFILNIQRQLKKQIKKGYIEKDYLKAVKPDFNADIFISSADDSIENGQFKKLEFYKKKGLWFMKLKIKLPITNQKFKWFEIKKAVSNKIAKLLNKEAKPKAPLIKKELLSNGYEIFKLIIPFEIKINTPKVEKIEEEKLLSIDLSPSENRLAVATVVEEKGHSKPAFFKAKRIIRKIDRIQKEIDRLEKKIDHIANNIHTTTNKTHKEELQKRLQHLYQEQKRKQKKIKQIRKEVLEIFTNWIIEYARSYGIKVIAIEKLSFKNIPNWKISKAIKRFTDWFYSKVKDKLEYKAKIKGIKIIEINPANTSRYCHKCGEKGKAEKLVFKCECGEYDRDYNASVNIGKRAIKIIKRIKEETGKSKSQEQGSRDTPARNPFRQGLASFRSLLSIKPLTQLVAYSSLVEVSAIKLKKLSKWIDLHDYGYG, from the coding sequence ATGGATAATTTAACCCTTTCATACAGCTTAACACTACCCCAAAGCATATACCCACACTTAGACTATTTAATGTCAATAAACAAAAGACAGATTAAAAACTATTTAAAAGACCTGTGGAATAATGAAACACTAAGTAAACTGACAGAAAAAGCAAAAGCATTAGCAGTATTAAAAAAAGACACAAAAAGAACAGATAAATGGATACCTTCAAGAGTTTACAGAAACTCATTAGAGCTAACAGGACAGATACTCCGCTCACAAATAGAAAGAAAACAGATTTATGAATTTATAGCAAATCACCCTTGCACAATAGTTTATAACGAAAACTATTTAGCAAAATATTTAGAAAAATCACCACTATTTATATTAAACATACAAAGACAACTAAAAAAGCAAATAAAAAAAGGATACATAGAAAAAGACTACCTAAAAGCAGTAAAACCAGATTTTAATGCAGATATATTTATAAGCTCAGCAGACGATAGCATAGAAAACGGGCAGTTTAAAAAATTAGAGTTTTACAAGAAAAAAGGACTATGGTTTATGAAATTAAAAATAAAACTACCAATAACAAATCAAAAATTCAAATGGTTTGAAATAAAAAAAGCAGTTTCAAACAAAATAGCAAAATTATTAAACAAAGAAGCAAAGCCAAAAGCACCGTTAATAAAAAAAGAATTACTATCAAACGGATATGAGATATTCAAGCTAATAATACCTTTTGAAATAAAAATAAACACACCAAAGGTAGAAAAAATAGAAGAAGAAAAATTATTATCAATAGACCTATCACCAAGTGAAAACAGACTTGCAGTGGCCACAGTAGTAGAAGAAAAAGGACACTCAAAACCAGCATTTTTCAAAGCAAAACGAATAATAAGAAAAATAGACAGAATACAAAAAGAGATAGACAGATTAGAGAAGAAGATAGACCACATAGCAAACAACATACACACAACCACAAACAAAACACATAAAGAAGAATTACAAAAAAGACTACAGCATCTATACCAAGAACAAAAAAGAAAACAAAAGAAGATAAAGCAAATCAGAAAAGAAGTCTTAGAGATATTCACAAATTGGATAATAGAATATGCAAGAAGTTATGGTATAAAGGTAATAGCGATAGAAAAGCTATCATTTAAAAATATACCAAACTGGAAAATCAGTAAAGCAATAAAAAGATTTACAGACTGGTTTTACAGTAAGGTAAAAGACAAATTAGAGTATAAGGCAAAAATAAAAGGGATAAAGATAATAGAGATAAACCCAGCAAATACAAGCAGATACTGTCATAAGTGTGGGGAAAAAGGAAAAGCAGAAAAATTAGTATTTAAGTGTGAATGTGGAGAGTATGATAGAGACTACAATGCAAGTGTAAACATAGGAAAAAGAGCGATAAAGATAATAAAGAGAATAAAAGAAGAAACTGGCAAGTCAAAATCCCAAGAGCAAGGCTCAAGAGATACTCCTGCCAGAAATCCGTTCCGTCAGGGGCTTGCCAGTTTTAGAAGTTTATTGTCAATAAAACCTTTAACTCAGCTTGTAGCCTACAGTAGTTTAGTGGAAGTATCGGCGATAAAACTCAAAAAACTATCTAAATGGATAGACTTACACGATTATGGATATGGATAG
- the kdsA gene encoding 3-deoxy-8-phosphooctulonate synthase has translation MDKFTIIAGPCVIESRELCFEVAEVLKQLQKKHPEVRFVFKSSFDKANRSSLESFRGRGLEWGLSVLKDVKDKFGLEVLTDIHESYQAKPVSEVVDVIQIPAFLCRQTDLLLAAAGTGKEVNVKKGQFLAPWDTKNIVDKLKFGGANKIYLTERGTTFGYNNLVVDFRGLKIMRQFAPVIFDATHSVQTPGGLGKASGGQREFAYPLAKAAVSVGVDGLFFETHPDPDKALSDGPNQIPLKDFPVIVENLLKLREFIESNDI, from the coding sequence TTGGATAAGTTTACGATTATAGCAGGACCGTGTGTTATTGAAAGTAGAGAGCTGTGTTTTGAAGTAGCCGAAGTTTTAAAACAGCTCCAAAAAAAACATCCTGAAGTTAGATTCGTTTTTAAATCTTCTTTTGATAAAGCTAACAGAAGTAGTTTAGAGTCTTTTAGAGGAAGAGGTTTAGAGTGGGGGTTGTCTGTTTTAAAAGATGTTAAAGACAAATTCGGTTTAGAGGTGCTTACAGATATTCACGAAAGCTATCAGGCTAAGCCTGTTTCTGAGGTTGTAGATGTCATTCAGATTCCAGCTTTCCTGTGCAGACAGACAGATTTACTTTTGGCAGCTGCTGGGACTGGAAAAGAAGTTAACGTTAAAAAAGGTCAGTTTTTAGCCCCTTGGGATACTAAAAACATTGTAGATAAACTAAAATTTGGTGGTGCTAATAAGATATACCTTACAGAGAGAGGTACTACATTTGGCTACAATAACCTTGTAGTTGACTTTAGAGGATTAAAGATAATGAGACAGTTTGCTCCTGTTATATTTGATGCAACTCACAGCGTTCAGACTCCAGGTGGTTTAGGTAAAGCATCAGGAGGTCAGAGAGAGTTTGCTTACCCTCTGGCAAAGGCAGCTGTCTCAGTAGGTGTTGACGGTCTATTTTTTGAAACCCATCCAGACCCAGACAAAGCTTTATCAGACGGACCAAACCAAATTCCGTTAAAAGATTTTCCTGTCATCGTAGAAAATCTTTTAAAATTAAGAGAGTTTATAGAAAGTAATGATATTTAG
- a CDS encoding class I SAM-dependent RNA methyltransferase has translation MSKVVKIEKVVYGGYSLAKDDKVYFVPYTMEGEEVEIEVIEEKKDYSLANPIRIIKPSLERQEPVCKYFTLCGGCDFQHIPYEKQVEIKKEILKDQLIRIGKIELPIEKVYPSQPFNYRNKAQFKFDGKNFGFYKPNSNQVVDIDYCYLLKEDLNQIIQPLKKFLFKYTLTPSQVVVFSNSKNQKLIKFVFPDSSQIVNVIPKMEIYKDEIDQNIKGIGFYDKEKRHILLGEDVVFESVDNYKYRVSMNSFFQVNIFQIKNLIDLVIQEVNDKGYKKAVDFYCGVGTFSIPLAFYTKEVLSMEANEEAVKDAKANVRHNNLKNLKFLKAKTEKGLKYAKDFKPEIIVFDPPRSGLSKMIINEISKIDSIQKIIYISCNPSTLARDLKSFKEHGFNPLKVSMVDMFPQTHHIESVAVLERI, from the coding sequence ATGAGTAAAGTAGTTAAGATAGAAAAAGTCGTTTACGGAGGATATAGTTTAGCTAAGGACGATAAAGTCTACTTTGTTCCTTATACTATGGAAGGAGAAGAAGTAGAGATTGAAGTTATAGAAGAAAAGAAAGATTACTCCCTTGCAAATCCAATAAGAATAATAAAACCATCTTTAGAAAGACAAGAGCCTGTATGTAAGTACTTTACTTTGTGTGGAGGATGTGATTTTCAGCACATACCCTATGAAAAGCAAGTAGAGATAAAAAAAGAGATTTTAAAAGACCAGCTAATAAGAATAGGAAAGATAGAGCTTCCTATAGAAAAAGTTTATCCATCTCAGCCTTTTAACTACAGGAACAAAGCCCAATTTAAGTTTGACGGTAAAAACTTTGGCTTTTACAAACCAAACTCTAATCAGGTAGTTGATATAGATTACTGCTACCTTTTAAAAGAAGATTTAAACCAGATAATTCAGCCTTTAAAAAAGTTTTTATTTAAATATACTTTAACTCCTTCGCAGGTTGTCGTTTTTTCAAACAGTAAAAACCAAAAACTTATTAAATTTGTCTTTCCAGACAGCTCCCAGATTGTAAATGTAATTCCTAAGATGGAAATCTATAAAGATGAAATAGATCAAAACATAAAAGGTATAGGATTTTACGATAAGGAAAAAAGACATATACTACTTGGAGAAGATGTTGTTTTTGAAAGTGTAGATAATTACAAGTACAGGGTAAGTATGAATAGTTTCTTTCAGGTGAATATTTTTCAGATAAAAAATCTTATTGATTTAGTAATACAAGAAGTAAATGATAAGGGCTATAAAAAAGCTGTTGATTTTTACTGTGGTGTTGGAACGTTTTCAATCCCTTTGGCTTTTTATACAAAAGAAGTCTTAAGTATGGAAGCAAACGAAGAAGCTGTAAAAGATGCAAAAGCAAACGTAAGACACAACAACCTCAAAAATCTAAAATTTTTAAAAGCAAAAACAGAAAAAGGTTTAAAGTATGCAAAAGACTTTAAACCAGAAATTATAGTGTTTGACCCACCACGAAGTGGTCTAAGTAAAATGATAATCAACGAGATATCAAAGATAGATTCAATACAGAAAATTATTTACATATCTTGTAATCCGTCAACTTTAGCAAGAGATTTAAAATCTTTTAAAGAGCATGGATTTAATCCGCTGAAAGTATCAATGGTTGATATGTTCCCTCAAACCCATCACATAGAAAGTGTCGCAGTTTTAGAAAGGATTTAA
- a CDS encoding TolC family protein, with product MIWIVFLAFTIFSFAYSQTLDELINLALKNNPQLKKLEKELSIIKEKSETAKKLPNPSFSLSYSGGINVSMRQYIPWYEKLELSKDIEKQNYRSQFYIYELEKNKLIRQVKEVSYRIKIYKDKIELLENYQNDVKNLINLKKDSYEVNKLKILYTDLQLEKLNYQREIESLLSYLKELVNYEIQDIEVNEINFREDLNIETILREAERQSPILKSLEEALKRDRLAYKLAKEIYYPDVSLGLTYKSKERLQDAFSVGFNLNLNFPFWRTLSQEQIVLERKLFVIAQEERKIQTLNSLKTQLTTFYNEYKYNLQKLNLLLSTKEIYEEDFKNTYKKFYSGETDFQTFLTSFNSRKKSDYDILDSKLNASISAMKIEELIYTSF from the coding sequence ATGATATGGATTGTATTTTTAGCCTTTACTATATTTAGTTTTGCTTATTCTCAGACTTTAGATGAATTGATTAATCTTGCATTAAAAAACAATCCTCAGCTAAAAAAATTAGAAAAAGAACTCTCTATTATAAAAGAGAAGTCAGAAACTGCAAAAAAACTACCCAACCCTTCTTTTTCTTTATCTTACAGTGGTGGCATTAATGTTTCAATGAGACAGTACATACCGTGGTATGAAAAGTTAGAATTATCAAAAGATATAGAAAAACAAAACTACAGATCTCAATTTTACATTTACGAATTAGAAAAAAATAAACTTATCCGTCAAGTAAAAGAAGTTTCTTACAGAATAAAGATTTACAAAGATAAAATAGAACTTTTAGAAAATTATCAAAACGACGTAAAAAATCTTATAAACTTAAAGAAAGACAGCTACGAAGTAAATAAACTTAAAATTTTATACACAGACCTACAGTTGGAAAAATTAAATTACCAAAGAGAGATAGAATCTTTACTCTCGTATTTAAAAGAGCTTGTTAACTATGAAATACAAGATATTGAAGTAAATGAGATAAATTTTAGAGAAGATTTAAACATTGAAACTATCTTAAGAGAAGCAGAAAGACAAAGTCCTATATTAAAAAGTTTAGAGGAAGCATTAAAAAGAGATAGATTAGCCTACAAACTTGCAAAAGAAATTTACTATCCAGATGTTTCTTTGGGATTAACATATAAATCTAAAGAAAGGTTGCAAGATGCTTTTTCCGTTGGTTTTAACTTAAATTTAAACTTTCCTTTTTGGAGAACTTTAAGCCAAGAACAGATTGTATTAGAAAGAAAACTCTTTGTAATAGCCCAAGAGGAACGAAAAATACAAACCTTAAACAGTTTAAAAACTCAGTTAACAACTTTCTACAACGAATACAAATACAACTTACAAAAGTTAAATCTGCTTTTAAGTACAAAGGAAATTTATGAAGAGGACTTTAAAAATACTTATAAAAAATTTTACTCTGGAGAAACTGACTTTCAAACGTTTTTAACTTCTTTTAACAGCAGGAAAAAGTCTGATTACGATATTTTAGATTCTAAATTAAACGCGTCCATATCAGCTATGAAGATAGAAGAGTTAATTTATACAAGTTTTTAA
- a CDS encoding pyridoxamine 5'-phosphate oxidase family protein, producing the protein MLNENLMKLLNDLTPAVFATADGDKPYLAFVSWLIAKDQNTIRVALSKNSKSVENVKNNPNVAVSVFGPEIAATIYGKAEVIKDTIDDIPFGVSVLDVKVENVVDNLFPGATVKGTIPFEHTGNVQKALELDEKVLKALRS; encoded by the coding sequence ATGTTAAACGAAAATTTGATGAAGCTTTTAAATGACCTTACTCCTGCTGTTTTTGCTACTGCAGATGGTGATAAACCTTATCTTGCTTTTGTAAGCTGGCTTATAGCAAAAGACCAAAACACGATAAGAGTTGCTTTAAGTAAAAACTCTAAATCCGTAGAAAACGTAAAAAACAATCCAAACGTGGCAGTTTCTGTATTTGGTCCAGAGATTGCAGCCACAATTTACGGTAAAGCAGAAGTTATAAAGGACACTATTGATGACATTCCTTTTGGCGTATCCGTTTTAGACGTTAAAGTTGAAAATGTTGTTGATAACCTGTTCCCGGGAGCTACTGTAAAAGGTACCATACCTTTTGAGCATACAGGAAATGTTCAAAAAGCCTTAGAGTTAGATGAGAAAGTGTTAAAAGCTTTAAGAAGTTAA
- the tig gene encoding trigger factor, translating into MNVVVESNELVRTLTIKDEGEKVKNLVEEVVKEISKVANIPGFRKGNVPKNIVKAKYKNEIKEEVAKNYVNKYLPEILDQHNLKPVTQEVYFGEVEIVNDQELTFKVSFEVAPEFELKPYEGMEIEITKLEVKDEDVEKYIQNLLERNVEYVVEDKEVEEGDKVKIKYHIVSEKGEEEEDEFETIIGSGTLRKEIEDTIKGKKAEDKVELENIPLYNEKGEEIGKAKVEIEILEVAKKVIPEFNDEFVKKVGLGENVEETKNKIRENLQKQIEEIKKQETQQKILDKIASEYDFPVPNSLLELELQNLAQRYAQQLQAYGINPNREMLEVAREGLTKTAINNIRVMFVLTKIAEKEGLTVSEEELNKEIERLAKLYNTEAQDLKEYLTERNMIEGIKSDILRQKALDILVQKANIKEVEKQEEKQEENNG; encoded by the coding sequence ATGAACGTAGTTGTAGAGTCAAACGAATTAGTTAGAACTTTAACTATTAAAGATGAGGGAGAAAAAGTAAAAAATCTTGTAGAAGAAGTTGTAAAAGAAATATCAAAGGTAGCAAATATACCTGGATTTAGAAAAGGGAACGTTCCCAAAAATATAGTAAAAGCAAAGTACAAGAATGAGATTAAAGAAGAGGTTGCAAAGAACTACGTAAATAAATACTTACCAGAGATCTTGGATCAGCACAATCTTAAACCTGTTACTCAAGAAGTTTATTTTGGAGAAGTTGAGATTGTAAATGACCAAGAGTTGACTTTTAAAGTTAGCTTTGAAGTTGCTCCAGAGTTTGAATTAAAACCTTATGAAGGGATGGAAATAGAAATTACAAAGTTAGAAGTAAAGGATGAGGACGTAGAAAAGTACATACAAAATCTCTTAGAAAGAAATGTTGAGTATGTAGTAGAAGATAAAGAAGTAGAAGAAGGAGATAAAGTTAAGATAAAGTACCATATAGTATCTGAAAAAGGCGAAGAAGAGGAAGACGAGTTTGAAACTATAATAGGGTCTGGAACTTTAAGAAAAGAGATAGAAGATACAATAAAAGGAAAAAAGGCAGAGGACAAAGTAGAATTAGAGAATATTCCTCTTTATAACGAAAAAGGAGAAGAGATAGGTAAAGCAAAGGTTGAAATAGAGATTTTAGAAGTAGCTAAGAAAGTTATACCTGAGTTTAACGATGAGTTTGTTAAGAAGGTAGGTTTAGGAGAAAACGTAGAAGAAACTAAAAATAAGATAAGAGAAAATCTACAAAAACAAATTGAAGAGATTAAAAAACAAGAAACTCAGCAAAAAATATTAGATAAAATAGCTTCAGAGTATGACTTCCCTGTTCCAAATTCATTATTAGAGTTAGAACTTCAAAATTTAGCTCAAAGATACGCTCAGCAGCTGCAAGCTTACGGTATAAATCCAAACAGAGAGATGTTAGAAGTTGCTAGAGAAGGTTTAACAAAAACAGCTATTAACAACATTAGAGTAATGTTTGTTCTCACAAAAATAGCAGAAAAGGAAGGTTTAACTGTTTCGGAAGAAGAGTTAAACAAAGAGATAGAAAGGTTGGCTAAACTTTACAACACCGAAGCCCAAGATTTAAAAGAGTACCTAACTGAAAGAAATATGATAGAAGGAATTAAAAGTGATATCTTAAGACAAAAAGCTCTTGACATATTAGTGCAAAAGGCAAATATTAAAGAAGTTGAAAAACAAGAAGAAAAGCAAGAGGAGAATAATGGATAA
- a CDS encoding Fic family protein produces the protein MIDEKLIEKRKEILESLGGLPEPKVKNKEWLYLLEEETRNSIMIEGFFISEKELKEVLSKNQTLTKTEEEAFNYFRTATFIYELAYENYKQKDFLFGIPLIRQINKGLGKGGEFRKGKIKIAGAKFEPPESYIEEWVKSFVDFTLFTEKNFSFEYLSILHGFLEEIHPFSDGNGRTGRILLNYFLISKGYPPVIIKGDEENKNLYYKGLEEIDKQLLEVLKKNKNKPPEKDQVISKLKTTKSKILKNLILESIKNSLDMIIISVYENQGKKLQPVSDLISKIGYSPSSGRQLVKRGKIIAVKRKNVWLSVKDVVDRLLK, from the coding sequence TTGATTGATGAAAAACTAATAGAAAAAAGGAAAGAGATATTAGAGTCTTTAGGAGGACTTCCAGAACCAAAAGTTAAAAACAAAGAATGGCTTTATTTGTTAGAAGAAGAAACAAGAAACTCTATAATGATAGAGGGTTTTTTCATTTCTGAAAAAGAGCTAAAAGAAGTTTTATCTAAAAATCAAACCTTAACAAAAACAGAAGAAGAGGCTTTTAACTATTTTAGAACTGCTACGTTTATCTACGAACTTGCCTATGAAAATTATAAGCAAAAAGATTTTTTGTTTGGAATTCCTTTAATCAGACAAATTAATAAAGGTTTAGGGAAAGGTGGAGAATTTAGAAAAGGTAAAATCAAAATTGCAGGGGCAAAATTTGAACCGCCTGAGAGTTATATAGAAGAATGGGTCAAGAGTTTTGTAGATTTTACTCTTTTTACAGAGAAAAATTTTTCTTTTGAGTATTTATCAATACTTCACGGATTTCTTGAAGAAATTCATCCTTTCTCTGATGGAAATGGAAGGACAGGAAGAATACTTTTAAATTATTTCTTGATAAGTAAAGGCTATCCTCCTGTAATAATTAAAGGAGATGAAGAAAACAAAAATCTGTACTATAAAGGACTTGAAGAAATAGATAAACAACTTTTAGAAGTTTTAAAAAAAAATAAAAATAAACCTCCTGAAAAAGACCAAGTAATCAGTAAATTAAAAACTACAAAATCAAAAATCTTAAAAAATCTTATACTGGAAAGCATAAAAAACAGTTTAGATATGATTATAATTAGTGTTTATGAAAACCAAGGTAAAAAATTACAACCAGTATCAGATTTAATATCTAAAATAGGATACAGTCCATCAAGTGGGAGACAGTTAGTAAAAAGAGGTAAAATAATAGCTGTTAAAAGAAAAAATGTATGGTTATCTGTCAAAGATGTTGTAGATAGGTTGTTGAAGTAG